In the Candidatus Thermoplasmatota archaeon genome, one interval contains:
- a CDS encoding vitamin B12-dependent ribonucleotide reductase, translated as MTDNAIKVLERRYLAKDESAKVVENPQEMFWRIAENIAQAERRYGADEARVTATAKAFYRLMVNPRTGQPDFLPNSPTIMNAGRELQQLSACFVLPVPDSIDGIFEAVKQQAMIHKTGGGTGFSFSRLRPKNDIVRTTAGVASGPISFMKIFNTATEQIKQGGTRRGANMAILRVDHPDILEFIDMKMDLKEMTNFNVSVAVTDKFMQAWERGEKYDLVHPKTRVPTGQKLDAREVMDKIAHNAWISGEPGLFYIDRANAVNPVPHVAEIEATNPCGEQDLMPYDSCNLGSIVLDNHLVEVRPGKYEIDWSKLRESVHTSIRFLDNVIDMNNYPLKEIEEMSKGTRRVGLGIMGFARLLFKLEVPYDSEQGLDVARQLMKFIQDESVKASEHLAKERGPYGFWEGSRHQQAGVTPRRNAYLTTIAPTGTISMIADTSGGCEPEFSLIWYKNVMDGTHLPYVLSYFEDVARREGFWYAGLMDDVLKNKGSARGLAKVPQKWQQIFATAMDITPEWHVKMQAAFQQNIDAQVSKTINLPREATEDDVKKAYLMSFKLGCRGITVYRDGSRQDQVMNLGVSDKGKATATAERTSAGKETVGATPAGLAVLKPRARPDVVVGTTQKIETGYGSLYVTINEDEHGIFEVFATLGKSGGYTSSFTEGLARLASLALRSGIAADDVAKQLEGIRSPKIGFD; from the coding sequence TTGACGGACAACGCGATCAAGGTCCTCGAGCGCCGGTATCTTGCGAAGGACGAGTCGGCGAAGGTCGTCGAGAACCCGCAGGAGATGTTCTGGCGCATCGCCGAGAACATCGCGCAGGCCGAGCGGCGCTACGGCGCGGACGAGGCGCGCGTCACGGCGACGGCGAAGGCGTTCTACCGCCTCATGGTCAACCCGCGCACGGGCCAGCCGGACTTCCTGCCGAACAGCCCCACGATCATGAACGCGGGCCGTGAGCTCCAGCAGCTCAGCGCGTGCTTCGTGCTGCCGGTGCCGGACTCGATCGACGGCATCTTCGAAGCCGTGAAGCAGCAGGCCATGATCCACAAGACGGGCGGCGGCACGGGCTTCTCCTTCTCGCGCCTGCGCCCCAAGAACGACATCGTGCGCACGACGGCCGGCGTGGCCTCGGGCCCGATCTCGTTCATGAAGATCTTCAACACGGCGACCGAGCAGATCAAGCAGGGCGGCACGCGCCGCGGCGCCAACATGGCGATCCTCCGCGTCGACCACCCCGACATCCTCGAGTTCATCGACATGAAGATGGACCTCAAGGAGATGACGAACTTCAACGTCTCCGTCGCGGTCACGGACAAGTTCATGCAGGCGTGGGAGCGCGGCGAGAAGTACGACCTCGTCCACCCCAAGACGCGCGTCCCGACGGGCCAGAAGCTCGACGCGCGCGAGGTCATGGACAAGATCGCGCACAACGCGTGGATCTCCGGCGAGCCCGGCCTGTTCTACATCGACCGCGCGAACGCCGTGAACCCGGTCCCGCACGTCGCGGAGATCGAGGCCACGAACCCGTGCGGCGAGCAGGACCTCATGCCGTACGACTCGTGCAACCTCGGATCGATCGTCCTCGACAACCACCTCGTCGAGGTCCGCCCCGGCAAGTACGAGATCGACTGGTCGAAGCTGCGCGAGTCGGTGCACACGTCGATCCGCTTCCTCGACAACGTCATCGACATGAACAACTACCCGCTCAAGGAGATCGAGGAGATGTCGAAGGGGACGCGCCGCGTCGGCCTCGGCATCATGGGCTTCGCCCGCCTCCTCTTCAAGCTGGAAGTCCCGTACGACTCCGAGCAGGGCCTCGACGTCGCGCGGCAGCTCATGAAGTTCATCCAGGACGAATCGGTCAAGGCGAGCGAGCACCTCGCGAAGGAGCGCGGACCCTATGGCTTCTGGGAGGGCTCCCGCCACCAGCAGGCCGGCGTTACGCCCCGCCGCAACGCGTACCTCACGACGATCGCGCCCACGGGCACGATCTCGATGATCGCGGACACGAGCGGCGGCTGCGAGCCCGAGTTCTCGCTCATCTGGTACAAGAACGTCATGGACGGCACGCACCTCCCCTACGTCCTCAGCTACTTCGAGGACGTCGCGCGCCGCGAGGGCTTCTGGTACGCGGGCCTCATGGACGACGTGCTCAAGAACAAGGGCTCGGCCCGCGGCCTCGCGAAGGTTCCGCAGAAGTGGCAGCAGATCTTCGCGACCGCGATGGACATCACGCCCGAGTGGCACGTGAAGATGCAGGCCGCCTTCCAGCAGAACATCGACGCGCAGGTGTCGAAGACGATCAACCTCCCCCGCGAGGCGACGGAGGACGACGTCAAGAAGGCCTACCTCATGTCGTTCAAGCTCGGCTGCCGCGGCATCACGGTGTACCGCGACGGGAGCCGCCAGGACCAGGTCATGAACCTCGGCGTCAGCGACAAGGGCAAGGCGACGGCGACCGCCGAGCGCACGAGCGCCGGCAAGGAGACCGTGGGCGCGACGCCCGCCGGTCTCGCGGTCCTCAAGCCCCGCGCGCGCCCCGACGTCGTGGTCGGCACCACGCAGAAGATCGAGACCGGCTACGGCTCGCTCTACGTGACCATCAACGAGGACGAGCACGGCATCTTCGAGGTCTTCGCCACGCTCGGCAAGTCCGGCGGCTACACGTCCTCCTTCACGGAGGGCCTCGCCCGCCTCGCCTCGCTCGCCCTCCGCAGCGGCATCGCCGCGGACGACGTCGCGAAGCAGCTCGAGGGCATCCGCAGCCCGAAGATCGGCTTCGAC